The following proteins are encoded in a genomic region of Tachysurus fulvidraco isolate hzauxx_2018 chromosome 22, HZAU_PFXX_2.0, whole genome shotgun sequence:
- the LOC113645282 gene encoding anti-dorsalizing morphogenic protein: MFSAVVFISIVSIAGLVNSRPSIDYSENRFPVENESKEVRLAAIKRLLEVFGMEDPPASPGRGHKQPPQYMLDLYNTVADVDGVTKDPTLLEGNTVRSFFDKLHSHQVEFMFNLSTVARNEKVLTAELHLFKLRPQASLTFNRHHFCQVSVYQLLDNAKLNVSQGKRLVSSRLIPVHSNGWEVFTITQAVRTWMTDENSNLGLMVTVRTLAGIQLDMRSVRFASGHSHHHSKQPMLVLFTDDGRRVTPPEGVLKGSDDSSARPKLPLPSLTLTVPRHRSARSLDYDEDPDRKPCQRLPLYVDFEEIGWSGWIVSPRGYNAYHCKGSCPFPLGQNMRPTNHATVQSIINALKLTKGIETPCCVPDKLFSINLLYFDDDENVVLKQYDDMVAGSCGCH, encoded by the exons ATGTTTTCCGCCGTCGTCTTCATCTCCATCGTCTCTATAGCTGGCCTGGTTAACTCTAGGCCTTCTATTGACTACTCAGAAAACCGATTTCCAGTGGAAAACGAATCGAAGGAGGTTCGTTTGGCTGCTATTAAACGCCTTTTGGAGGTTTTTGGGATGGAGGATCCTCCTGCTTCTCCTGGACGAGGACACAAACAGCCTCCTCAGTACATGCTCGATTTGTACAACACTGTGGCGGATGTGGACGGTGTCACCAAAGACCCTACTTTACTGGAAGGAAACACAGTACGCAGTTTCTTTGACAAAT TACACAGTCATCAGGTCGAGTTCATGTTCAACTTGTCCACTGTGGCTAGAAATGAGAAGGTTCTTACAGCAGAGCTGCATCTGTTCAAACTGAGACCTCAGGCATCTCTCACATTCAACAGACATCACTTCTGTCAG GTCAGTGTCTATCAGCTTCTTGACAATGCTAAATTGAACGTTTCACAAGGAAAGAGGCTCGTGTCTTCAAGACTTATTCCCGTTCATTCTAACGGCTGGGAAGTTTTCACCATCACACAAGCG GTCCGTACTTGGATGACAGATGAGAACAGTAATCTGGGTCTCATGGTGACTGTGCGGACTCTGGCAGGCATTCAGCTGGACATGAGGTCTGTGCGTTTTGCCTCAGGGCACAGCCACCATCACAGCAAGCAGCCCATGCTGGTCCTCTTCACTGACGATGGCAGACGTGTCACACCTCCAGAAGGTGTTCTGAAAG GATCTGATGATTCATCAGCAAGGCCCAAGCTCCCTTTGCCCAGCCTGACACTCACAGTCCCTCGTCATCGCAGTGCTCGCTCCCTTGACTATGACGAAGACCCAGATAGGAAGCCTTGCCAAAGATTGCCACTCTACGTTGACTTTGAGGAGATTGGTTGGTCTGGATGGATCGTGTCTCCCCGTGGCTACAATGCGTACCATTGCAAAGGGTCCTGTCCCTTTCCCCTGGGACAAAACATGAGACCCACAAACCATGCTACAGTGCAATCCATCATAAACGCCCTCAAGCTCACCAAAGGCATAGAGACACCATGCTGTGTTCCCGACAAGCTCTTCTCGATCAACCTCCTGTactttgatgatgatgagaatgTAGTTCTAAAGCAGTATGATGACATGGTGGCAGGAAGCTGTGGTTGCCACTGA